The Ptiloglossa arizonensis isolate GNS036 chromosome 2, iyPtiAriz1_principal, whole genome shotgun sequence sequence TTTCCACGAATCGTCGGGACACCCTGGATCGCCCGTAGACCGTGCGTCGCCGCGGTTAACCGAGCGGACAGCGTCGCCGAGTCGAGGAGTACAAGGATCGCGCGACGAAATGTATACACACCGTCGCTACCACCGCCACCGCGACGCCATCCCTCCCCTCTCCACCATCTCCTCCTCCATCTCCTCCTCCTTCGcgagaaataattcattttGTACATTCGGAGAGCGCGACGATCCTTTTTGTCGTCGATCTCTCCCGCGGGCATCACGGAAGACAGCCGCCGCGCTGAAATTTGAGCGCGCGAGCTACCGAGCGTGCGGCGGATACAGCGAGCGACCAAGAGAACGAATATCGGTAGGGGTTGATCGAGAGGGTAAACCAAACGGTGACACGAACGCACGAACGCACTACCGAACGAAGATACACCGTGCCCATTGTAGTCGCGCGCGAAGCGTACacctaaattattataaatattaatgcattgatattatcgaatatatataaataaatatatatatatatatatatatatgtattttgtatatatgtacacgCACGCACGTGCACGTGCGCgtgtacgtatatgtataaatacTTCTTCTGTACATACAATTAAACGGCAAAACAATAACGATCGATGACTGTCGCGCGACGCGTACGGTAACGGCAAGCGGCGAGCcgtagaaaaagaaacgttcgatcgcgcgaattaattttttttctcgcgcgacgacgatcgaccgaacgacttcgattattttttcgcGGGAGAGGGTTGGGCCTGATTACGAGCACGAGCGAGATAAACGTAGAGTTTAAATATCGTCGTTGAATACGTACACGGTACGACGTGGAATCGGTGGTTTTTtatcgttactattattattatcgtcattACTATTATCACGATTATTGTCCTTGTAGCAACTTCTTCGACGACGAACCgtgcgattattattattattatcattcatcgttattattattctaattattattattattattattatcgcagATATTGTGCGTTCATCGGTATCGATCACTGTGTAAAACGCGGACTAGCGGAAAAAGCGAATCGCTCGCGAGCGCGTAGGAGTTGCGCTCGACGAGGGAACGAGGAActcgtcgcgcgcgcgcgcgacgcaACGCGTACGGATCGTTGGGTTCGGACCGATCGACGAGGGGTTCGTAAATTCTCCGAGACGGTTCGCGACGAGTTCGCAGcgttcgttgaaacgattcgtcgaacgctcgaaacgttcgatggttcgttcgaaatggaaaattggCTATTCCTCGTCCTCGAAAAGTTTCGAGACTGATCGTCCGCGAACTCGTCGTCGATCCGTGTCCAAGCGTCGAAGCTACTCGAAGCTCCTGTACGGGGAAAACGAGCGAAAGTGTACCACGAAAttcctcgatcgtcgattttcgtCCACGGCTCGGTGATTCACGTTTACCGTGGTTCGCGATGGATCAGTCTCGCGAGAATCGCTGTATTCGTCCCGCCCGTTTCGACGAGCACGATCGCAGCTCGCGTCGTCGCGAGGGGTTCCGCGGCAAAAAGGAACGGTTTACGAATTCGTTCTCGACGCATCGTCGAGTTTCAGAGCGTTCCGCGACGCAATCGCCGCGCCTGAGGCATACCCTCCCgacttttcttttctccgtaggCATCACCTTTTTATTCCCCGTACGTTAGCGTATAGAGCGAACGAAAAACGCGAGCCCTGCGAGCGACCGCGAACGTTCACCCGGTTTTCGATAGGGACgatttcgcgcgaaaggatCTTCGTCGCGCGCACGCGAGCGCGCGCTTGTAACCAAGGACTCGGTCCAAGTTCGAAGCCACGTTTCTAGGCGTAAACGATCATCCTATCGTTATTTATTGGCAGATCCGAACCAATGCTCAAGCGATGCTGTTGGTTTAAAGTGAATAAAAGAAAAGCTGAGAAACCACCATTTTCTTTACCCGTCTTGTACCTATAGGCCTGTAACGTCGTGTATGTGCAGTGGAGTATAAAGGGAATAAAGAGTACACACTTTTTCTATGCATGGCTTATAACTTTTAATTTCTCTCGATCGCGCGCCGAGGGTGGTCCACCTGAAAGAGACAAACGATAGAGATTAAATTAGGCCGAGACGAAAAATCGATGGCAAATTTTCGATACTCACCGGCGCTCGAAGGATTCCAATCGACGATCGACGTTCAGTGCGAGCTCGCGTCAAGTTTTCGCGGTCCAAAACTCACGGTTGTTGCGTTTCAAGCAGATTCCACCAAAAGTACACGGTCCGGAGATCGAATTTTCGAGGCGAACGCGTCCCTCGAACGCCGGTCGAGATCGCTCGAGATCGCTCGCGATAGAAGCCACCTTCGTTCGGAACGAGCCACGGGTCGTAATTTGTTTGCTCGCTGGGCCGCTGGATCGATCAATCGCGTTGTTTTCCGCCTGAAAAATGAAAAGGGGTTAACCAGAAGCCATGGGCGAGATAATGCGAAATTGGATTCAAGCGAGACTGGGCTTGATGATGGACCTATCTCCGAACGTGTTCGGCCATTACACAAAGGACGGTAGACTGCTCGCGAAAATTCTCTACTCTTACGACGTCATCACCCGCGACCAGCTCGACACCATCGTCGTCACGCACGACCCGGCTATCTGCCGAGTGAACATGAAGCACTTGAAACTCTGGCTGCGGTTCCTGGGCATCGAAACCGAGGACGAGAGCATCGTGGAGATCTCCTACGGCAAAGGTACCACCGCTCTGCGTCTCTTCTACAAGGTCTACCTGAGCTTGGAGACCAAGGACAGGCTGCACTTCGTCACCCTGCAAAAGGAGAGGGAGAAGTTCGTACCCTCGTCGAAAAAGTTCGAGGTGACCGTGATAAACGACGATCCACCGCCGTACGAACCTCCGAAGCATCCTCTGTCGAGGAAACTCGATCAGGGCAAGGACGTCCTCGAGTGGCATCGCTCCAAGTTACCCGCGACTCTGCGTAGACTCCAACGCGAGAAACAGGACGTTTCGATCGCTCGACCTTCGTCCGATCGTCTCGTCCGACGCTCGTTGCCGCGTCGAAGTACCTACGAGGTAGCGAAAGGTAGCGTAGCTGCCATCCACGCGGAGCGTTTTCTCGAAACTCTCGAAACTCTCGAGGCTCGTCGATGCTCCCCGAACCGAATCGAAACCGAGgattcgagaaagaaacgagaccaGATCGACGATCCTTGAAAATCGAAAACTTTCCATCCGGTTCGGCGAGTATCGCGATCCAGCGAGTCGTTCTCGAGAAAGAACTTGAACGTTCGCGCGCGAGTTTACGCGACTTACGTTCTCTAGGAATCagcgatcgacgaacgaacgagagagagcaAGGATGCGAACCGTTTCGCTCGCGAGCATCCGGCCAGATCGTACGACGAGGACGTCGGcgaggaattcgagaaagtgGCAGAGGATCCTACGATGGCCAAGGAGTACGTAAAGTGGCTCCGGTGTCGTAGCAAACGAGCGGCGAAAACATCGGCACTGAAATCGAAGATACAGAGGGAGTTGATGTCGTCGGTTTGGGATCGTCTGAACGAGGAACaggaacgatcgttcgacgaggcgGTCGCCGGTCGGGTGCTGGACCAGTCGAGGTACGAGAAACAGATGGTGACGAAGCTCTGCGAAGCGCGCGAGCAAAAGAACATCATGGCCGAGAACAAGACGATCCTCGACGAGATGACGGCCGAGATGAACGAGATACAGGCTCGCGGAGTCTTGGAGAGGAAGAAAGACCTGACCTTCAAGAAACAGAGAGACGCGGAGATCGAGTGTCAGAGGGTGTGCGAACTGATGCGGAGACTTCGCGAGGAGAAGATACGAAAGCTCAGGGAGAGACACCTGCTGGTGTGCCGCGACACGGTTCAGGACCTTGTGAACCTGGCGTTGAAGATCGAGGACTATCGCAGAGCGAACGACGGCTGCGTGCCCGAGTCGACTCTGCGCGAATGGAAGACGATGTTTCTCCGATGTCAGCCGATCGTCGACGAGGAGATCGAGCCGGACGTGGACTCGCTGGCGAACCCAGAACTCGAGGAACGTTCGCCGGAGGAAATCTCGTGGATCAAGCTCGAGAGGGTCGAGGTGTTGCAGGACGCTCTCCTGGACGATTATCTGGAGACGAACGCTCCTTGGAACGGGTTCGTGCCGTTTCTCGCCGACGAGGACCGCGAGACTTACGAACTGGGCCGTGTCGTGCTCGGTTACGCGGTGCACCGTCTCCTGAACTACGTCCACGACGAGACGTTCGATCGACCGAAGTTCTCTCTCCCGAAGATGACGAACGCCGCGATCCTCCTGGGTATCTCGAACTCCGCGATGCACCGTTCGATCGCGGAGTTGTTGGAGACCAGCGGTATCCGACCGGTGAGAATCGAGAACGCGATCGATTACTGTCTCGAGCAGTACAAACGCGAGGCGGTCGACGTGGACGCGATCGACGCGGTCGTGATCGCGGCTACCCACGAGGTCGTGTCCGAGCTGAGATTCCCCAAGGGCAAGGTCTTCGTCCCGCCTAAGAAACGCTCCGGCGAACGTTCCAAGCACGAACCGGAACTTTCTCCCAGCGAGCGGTCGTCTATCAAACGTACGACGAAGGACCAGCAAACTCAGACCCCGAGGAACCTCCCCTTCGACGATATGGATCCCGTGTTGTCCGATCCCGCGTACATCGGTAGGATTTCTCTCCAGAGAAATTAGGTTTCTAGGTAgattctttcgatcgacgaaacaacAGCTTCCGCGCGCGTGCAGGAAAATGGGCGTACGAGTTCCTCGCGTTGGGCGAACCGATCTCCAACGAGCTCGCCACCAAACTCCTCCTCGAGTACCTCAAGAGCCTCGAGGACGCCGAAGGCTGGGTCCTGGTCGACTACCCGAACACGTACGAACAAATGGCTCTCCTGGAGACGGCCCTCACGGGTGTCAAGATACCTCCCAACCCGGATGTCCTCGACTTCGAGAACGTGACCATCGAGGACGTCGAAACCGTCGAGCCGAGAATCATCTACGAGGACAACTTCGAGTCGCTCCCGTTGTACAGGCAATTGGAACGAATACGCTTCGTTTCGTCAGTCAGCGAGCCAGGTGATCGAAAggtttcgttgctcgttttaCAGACGATCGAGACTCCTGCCCGACCCGATCAAACCGCTCGTAAACGTCCCGTTGATCACCTTCGCCAAGCTGTTCGTCCGAGTCGCGCAGAAACCGAAGAGCTTCCCGATCGAGGGCGGATCGTACGAGACGCTCTCACGGAACGCGTCGCCGATCGACAAGTTCTACGCTCTTCGGAACGTCGCCTATCGGTTCTACTACTCCACTCTGGACACCGCGACTTTGAAATCGTTGGCGCGACTCTTGATGGGAAAGAGAACTCCTACGGTGCCGTTCGACGAGGCGTCTATGGGCTTCGGGAGAAACGAGAAGCGCGTCGACTCGAAAGCTCCCGTGATCAGACGCGCGTTGCCTCCGACTGGCGCGCCAGACGGGGAAGAACAAGGTGAAGAACAAGGTGAAGGCGAGGAGGATTACGCGAGCGCCGAATTACAAACGGAATGGCGTCGACCCAGACCCGGTGACCCCAACTGGCAATGGATCGAGCTACCTCTGCCCTCAGCGCTCGTCGAATGCCTGGCGAGTCTCTGGCTCTGCACGGAGAAGGTCTACACCGAGGACCTGAAGGAACTGTTGTTCCTGAAGAGCGTGCACGCCTCGGGCCTCGTCCCGTACAAGGACTTTCTCGAGAAGACCGCGACCGAGTTCGTCGCGAGACCCTCCAACAACCAGGATCTGTTGCACCGGTTCCACGTGGCGTACAACGAGGTAGACGAGGACGCACGCCACGACCCGGACGTCAAGTGCGAGCTGCACCGTCGCGTGGCCGATTTTCAAACCCAGCTGTGGGAGATTTGCGACCAGAGGCGACGCGAGGCCGAGGAGGAACGAACACGGTTCGTCGAGGACGACTGGACCGTCTCCGAGACGATGATCCTGTTCAACGTTTACGTGGGGATCGTTCAAGTCGAGTTGGACCGATGCTCCGAAACGATGCACTTGTTGCGGGACTACTACTGGGGCATGCTGAAGAGACCGTTGCAGGACACGCGCGTCCCGAAAGTCGTTCTAAATCGGATGCAGCTGGGCGATCTCGAGCCAGTGAACTTTCACGACCCATCGAAAGAACACTCGGATTCCGTGGAGACGTTGGACACCAAAACGACCAAGATCAAGACCGGTTCTTCGAAACCAAACGCTGTTCCTTCGCCTCCGGCCACCCCCGAGTACTTCGTTCTAAGGCAGACGATCCACGATCTCTTGACCGACAGGAACAACGTTTTCCACGACGCGGAGGACCTCGCCGTCTTTGGCGCGATCCTCGACAACGTTCGTTACGCCAAGGACCTCGTGGACTCTCTCTCCGCGACCAGCGGGCAGATTCTCGAGAAAGAAACCGCAGCGCTCGCCAAGAGCAAGCGCGAACCTTCCAGCGAGTCGATCGCCATCGAAACGTCCACCAGGGAACAGGATCTTCTTCTGGAATGGCGCTACGCTTTCGAGTACGAGATCGAGCGAGTGAAGCGGAGACTCGACGCGGTCGTCGCTGGGGCTCGATACGATATCACCTTCTTGATCGAGTCCGTGCAAAGGACCTTTCATCGATTCTACGATCGCATTTTGGAGAGGTTaacttttcaattaattttctttctatcgAGTTACCG is a genomic window containing:
- the LOC143154909 gene encoding LOW QUALITY PROTEIN: sperm flagellar protein 2 (The sequence of the model RefSeq protein was modified relative to this genomic sequence to represent the inferred CDS: deleted 1 base in 1 codon), producing the protein MGEIMRNWIQARLGLMMDLSPNVFGHYTKDGRLLAKILYSYDVITRDQLDTIVVTHDPAICRVNMKHLKLWLRFLGIETEDESIVEISYGKGTTALRLFYKVYLSLETKDRLHFVTLQKEREKFVPSSKKFEVTVINDDPPPYEPPKHPLSRKLDQGKDVLEWHRSKLPATLRRLQREKQDVSIARPSSDRLVRRSLPRRSTYEVAKGSVAAIHAERFLETLETLEARRCSPNRIETEDSRKKRDQIDDPESAIDERTRESKDANRFAREHPARSYDEDVGEEFEKVAEDPTMAKEYVKWLRCRSKRAAKTSALKSKIQRELMSSVWDRLNEEQERSFDEAVAGRVLDQSRYEKQMVTKLCEAREQKNIMAENKTILDEMTAEMNEIQARGVLERKKDLTFKKQRDAEIECQRVCELMRRLREEKIRKLRERHLLVCRDTVQDLVNLALKIEDYRRANDGCVPESTLREWKTMFLRCQPIVDEEIEPDVDSLANPELEERSPEEISWIKLERVEVLQDALLDDYLETNAPWNGFVPFLADEDRETYELGRVVLGYAVHRLLNYVHDETFDRPKFSLPKMTNAAILLGISNSAMHRSIAELLETSGIRPVRIENAIDYCLEQYKREAVDVDAIDAVVIAATHEVVSELRFPKGKVFVPPKKRSGERSKHEPELSPSERSSIKRTTKDQQTQTPRNLPFDDMDPVLSDPAYIGKWAYEFLALGEPISNELATKLLLEYLKSLEDAEGWVLVDYPNTYEQMALLETALTGVKIPPNPDVLDFENVTIEDVETVEPRIIYEDNFESLPLYRQLERIRFVSQSASQVIERFRCSFYRRSRLLPDPIKPLVNVPLITFAKLFVRVAQKPKSFPIEGGSYETLSRNASPIDKFYALRNVAYRFYYSTLDTATLKSLARLLMGKRTPTVPFDEASMGFGRNEKRVDSKAPVIRRALPPTGAPDGEEQGEEQGEGEEDYASAELQTEWRRPRPGDPNWQWIELPLPSALVECLASLWLCTEKVYTEDLKELLFLKSVHASGLVPYKDFLEKTATEFVARPSNNQDLLHRFHVAYNEVDEDARHDPDVKCELHRRVADFQTQLWEICDQRRREAEEERTRFVEDDWTVSETMILFNVYVGIVQVELDRCSETMHLLRDYYWGMLKRPLQDTRVPKVVLNRMQLGDLEPVNFHDPSKEHSDSVETLDTKTTKIKTGSSKPNAVPSPPATPEYFVLRQTIHDLLTDRNNVFHDAEDLAVFGAILDNVRYAKDLVDSLSATSGQILEKETAALAKSKREPSSESIAIETSTREQDLLLEWRYAFEYEIERVKRRLDAVVAGARYDITFLIESVQRTFHRFYDRILERLTFQLIFFLSSYRSTNFYDRPRAYRLSTTRRYWQETKSVNDMSQVFCYAIEEAKFLEKEMLLEDDRFVIRSNVFVLKTSSSTPTSARESTSDSRFRIAQLSRLMEIFRRVAPHGTMSERAFVYILQDLVSHGMEEGEQISLPCSWFRLRPEDVVTLVDRLFESADRIDWREFIVRAMDLPIPTHRDILLARDRFRIRDQSLRELVTVPQFLWTPLWFLECTDTMVDVSRLLTDNFQRNREELYEEEIYHLDHDLFNRESLVRRSSSGFELKTCNSKPEETLRLIMAKDLLCRMYMVDRQTINYTALLLAFCKDEDPREGFAKALALALGSRVCTDRQQGEKHAEKLYKRRRLARRLRLSRETSRHEAREVQLDEFRTIPEKRGSGSFLTRRVTRFESSVAKRSRQWRRNDAFQVTEGILRLLMDKVDQTVGWTVEERSSEDFESISILEEESEYEETSTISSTMFGESEFKYRTTDQETIVYWLSLELCLVRIRWWLSFVARDTLRVFHFTRCYFRLYWPPRCRDTS